The genomic segment TGGAAAAGATCCTTGGCCGTAAAACCGGCGCTTCCACCGGTACCAACGTTTGGGGTGCGCTACAGTTAATGATACGGATGCGCGACAAAGGTGAAACCGGCGCAATAGTGACTTTACTGTGTGACAGCGGTGAGCGGTACTTGGATACTTATTATAATCCTGAGTGGGTGAAACAGAATCTGGGAGATTTGAGTGAGTATCAGGGGTTATTGTTGGATCTATAAATTTTGACGGTTTGACCCTTATATTCTTTGCTCGGCCGCCACACAGGCAGTCGAGCAAAACAGCGAACTCTTCACCGACAAAACAGACGACGAGCTAAATTAGCTTATTTATCCAAAACAACGCCGCCCTTCTCTATCTCCACCGTCTCCAACTTTGTCTTACGCTTAATCGTCAATGAAGCCCCCATCGAAGCAACAATGACGGCAAACAACCCCATCCATTGCATCCATGAGAGGGTTTCATTAAGGAAAATCAGCCCCGAAAGCGCACCAATCGCGGGTTCCAGACTGGTCAGAGTACCGAAGGTTTGAGCTGGGAGACGAGTCAAAGCCACCATTTCCAGTGAGTAAGGTAATGCGGTAGAGAGAATCGCCACGCCAATCGCTACCGGCAATAACGATAAGGCAAACAGATCGCTGCCTGCATGAGCAACCCCAATAGGTACAGCTATAATCGTTGCTACCAGCGCACCTAATGCTACAGAACGGGTTCCATAGTTAGCACCAGCACGTTGACCAAATACGATATACAGCGCCCAGAAAAAGCCTGCACCCAATGCATAACAGGCACCTACCGGATCGATGCCGTTCACCGACTGACGTAGCGGTAACAGTAAACCCAGCCCAACAATCACCAGACCAATCCACAGAAAGTCCACCACCCGACGGGAAGAACACATCGCCACGGCCAGCGGCCCAATAAACTCTAATGCAACTGCAATTCCCAGAGGTACTGTCCGTAAAGACATATAAAACAGCAGATTCATACCACCAAGGGACAGGCCATATGCCACCAGCCACCAACACGCACCGGGAGCAGGTGTTCGGGTTGTCTGTTTACGCCACGGACGTAAAAAAATCATCAGAATGATGGTACCCAAAAACAGGCGATAAGCCGTTACCCCCTGAGCACCAACCGCAGGGAAAAGTGTTTTCGCCAACGATGCACCGCCCTGAATAGATAACATGGCAATAAGCAGCAAAATAATGGGGACTAATACAGATGATTTTTTATCTTTCAAAGACATAGAAGCATTTAACCGTCCTTCGACAATCCAGTTGTTCGAAAGAGCTTTTATTAACCAAGGATGGCTGGGCCAGAATAGCCACTATGATACCTGAATAACCTGATGGGTTTTACCCCATCCAATAAAATAAAAACAGCCGGTGATTATCTCACCGGCTGTTTTTTTACAGATAAACTAAAAAGCTTATTTGCTGTATTTACGCATTACCAGCGTGGCGTTGGTACCACCAAAGCCGAAACTGTTAGACATTGCCGTGGTTAATTCACGACGCGTTGTCTTGGTAATAATGTTCATACCGGCAGCCTGTTCATCCAGGTTTTCAATATTAATGCTTGGAGCGATAAAGCCGTGTTCGACCATCAGCAAAGTATAGATGGCTTCATGTACACCAGCGGCACCCAGCGCGTGACCCGTCATCGCTTTAGTAGAAGAAATGGCCGGGGTGTTATCACCAAACACTTCACGAATCGCGCCCAGTTCTTTCACATCACCAACCGGGGTAGAAGTACCATGAACGTTGAGGTAGTCAATCGGTGTATCAACACCGTGCATTGCCATTCTCATACAACGTGCAGCACCTTCGCCTGATGGAGCTACCATATCGGCACCGTCAGATGTTGCGCCATAACCTACGATTTCAGCGTAGATATGTGCACCACGTGCCAGAGCATGCTCCAACTCTTCCACGACGACCATGCCGCCGCCGCCAGAGATAACAAAGCCGTCACGGGCTGAATCATAAGTACGAGAGGCTTTTTCTGGCGTGTCGTTGTATTGGGTAGATAGTGCGCCCATGGCATCAAACTCACAGGAGAGTTCCCAGCACAGCTCTTCGCCGCCGCCGGCAAACACGACATCCTGCTTGCCCAGTTGAATCAGTTCAACCGCATGGCCAATACAGTGCGCAGAGGTGGCACAGGCAGAACTGATTGAGTAGTTAACACCACGAATTTTAAATGGGGTTGCCAGACAGGCAGAAACACCTGAGGCCATCGCTTTGGTCACCATATAAGGACCAACGCCACGTAAACCACGAGAACGCATACCATCAGCGCCAGCAACCTGGCTACGTGGAGAACCACCGCCAGAGCCAACCACTAAACCGGTACGCTCATTAGAAACCTGATTATCCGCTAATCCTGAATCCTGAATGGCTTCCTGCATAGAAAGATAGGCATAAATTGAAGCATCACTCATAAAACGAGCAACTTTACGGTCAATTAACCCAGCGGTATCCAGCTTAATATTACCCCAAACATGACTACGCATGCCGGCATCTTGCAGTTCCTGAGCATGGGTAATACCAGAGCGTCCTAATTCTAAAGACTCAAGGACTTCTTGTTTATTATTACCAATACTAGAAATAACACCTAAACCGGTGATAACTGCACGTTTCATCTATTACCTCTGTTTTTACTTTATATAGCATGGCGGAATTTGCATAACAGATTAGCTTACACTTGTAAGCTGAACAAGTCCGATCAGCAAAAAAGATGCAACAAAAGATGTTAATTTCCTGACGAGTCGTCCATCATTAGGCTCTCGCTAGCACTTGAACAGACGGTCTTTTAACGTGAATCACACCTCAATCCAACATGCTGACCTCAACTGGAACGAACAGGGTACACCTGTTTCCCGAGAATTTGATGATGTCTATTTTTCGAATCAGGATGGTCAGGAAGAGACAAAATATGTTTTTCTAACGGGCAATCATATTCCTGAAAGATTCACTGTACATGCTAAGCGTAGTTTTACCGTGGCTGAAACCGGATTTGGTACCGGACTAAATTTTTTGACCTTATGGCATGCTTTTCGCCAGTTTTATGCCCATCATCAGGAAACGCCGTTAAAACATCTGCATTTCATTAGCTTTGAAAAATTCCCTTTACGGCGCGAAGACTTACAGCAGGTTCATCAGACATGGCCACAATTTTCATCGTTATGTGAACAGCTCCAACAACAGTGGCCCTCTGCCCTGCCCGGCTGCCATCGGTTGTTGCTCGACGATGGTCGGGTAACACTGGATCTGTGGTTTGGTGATGTGAATACACTGCTGCCTCAGCTTGATGACAGCGTTAATGGCAAAGTTGATGTCTGGTTTCTCGACGGTTTTGCGCCCTCAAAAAATCCGGATATGTGGACCCCACTGCTATTTCAACAAATGGTCAGACTTGCCGCTGAGCAAGGTACCTTTGCCACCTTCACTGCCGCCGGTTTCGTTCGCAGGGGCTTGCAGGACGCTGGTTTTGATGTTTCACGTATTAAGGGATTTGGGCAAAAACGAGAAATGTTGGTGGGGGTTCGCCAGCCAGATTTGCCACCTCAGCAACCGCTAAATATGCCCTGGTATACCAGTCCGTGTGCCCAACAGCCAATGGATGTAGCGATTATTGGTGGTGGTATCGCCAGTGCTATGACGGCTCTGGCCCTGCTCCGTCGGGGAGCAACGGTTACACTGTATTGTGCTGATGATTTGCCCGCTCAGGGTGCATCAGGAAACTATCAGGGCGCTCTCTACCCCTTGTTAGGCAGGGAAAATGCCATGACTCGGTTCTTCAGCCATGCGTTTACTTTTGCCCGCCAGCGTTACGATAGCCTGTTAAGCGAAGGAATAGACTTTGACCATCAATGGTGTGGTGTAACCCAACTGGGCTATGACGAAAAGAGCCGAAATAAAAATGACGTCATTCTGGCCTCAAATCCTCTACCAGAGATCGCCTGTCATTTGTCACAACAGCAGGTCGAAACGTTATGCGGGCTACCTACCGGCTGCGGCGGTATCCACTATCCTTTAGGTGGATGGCTTTCTCCCCGGCAGTTAACCGCTAATGCATTAAACCATGCACAAACGCTTGGAATGAAAACCTGTTACCAACACTCCCTCACTGGATTAAAACTAGCGGAACAAGGGTGGGCGCTAACCTTCAGCCACGGAAAAAGCGCGCAGCATGCCACCGTTATTTTAGCTAATGGCTATCGGGTAACTGAATTTGAGCAAACGGCTCAACTATCACTCACTCCGGTACGCGGTCAGGTATCACAGGTTCCAACCAGTTCTGAACTGAGCCAGCTAAAACACGTCATTTGCTACGATGGCTATATGACGCCTGTAGATGCTAATCATCAATATCACTGTATTGGTGCCAGCTATGGTCGTGGAGACAGTCAAATCGATTATCGTCAGGCGGAACAGCAAGAAAATCGCCAGCGCCTGTTAAATTGTTTACCGGATATCGACTGGCCACGGCATATTGATATCAGCAACCAATTAGCCCGGTGCAGCGTTCGTAGTGCCATTCGTGACCACTTGCCAATGATGGGCGCCGTCGCAGATTACTCACGGCTACGAGAATCCTACCGGCATCTGGATCGCAAACTAAAACGCGGTGAAAAAATAGAACAGGCTCCGGTATGGCCGGGGCTGTATATGCTGAGTGGCTTGGGTTCACGTGGTCTTTGTTCAGCTCCACTGTTGGCAGAAACACTGGCAGGGCAAATCTTTAATGAACCACTGCCGTTGCCTGCGGATATTTTGGCTGCGCTGAACCCAAATCGACTCTGGGTAAGAAAACTACTGAAAGGAACACCGCTGTAAATCACATTGGGTTCGGACGAGTATTTCCTTCATCCGAACCAAAAAAGTAAAACGAATTATCAAATTGATGGCAAAGTCTGACTGTATATTTTTATGATTTAATATAGCCAATCGGAGGGAGAGCTTTACAGGCTAGCGCCTGCCCTTCGGGGCAACGCAAGCGTTGTCCGTTTGGGTCGACTTGGCGTAAGCCAATGACAAACAGGCAAAGCCTGTTTGAACAACGCTTGCGTTGGCCCGTCAGGGTGAAACACCGCAAGGTGTTTCATAACTGCCCATAGGAAAGGTAGGCCCGACGCTCTCCACAGTTAAGTACAGACGGTCTTCCGGTCGAGCACTGCGCCAATATAAGCACTTAATAATTTACGACCGGAATATTCATTAAGGCCAATTTATCTGGTTTATCAGCCGCCTCAATTACCGCACTTTCAACTGCAAACTCTTCCACAGATTAAAAACCAGCACCTGGTCCGGAGGAGAGAGTTCACCGGCTTTAATCGCTTTATCCAGACTCTGTTCAATCAATTGTGAATAATCATCCAAACTACTACTGCCCTGCTCTTCAGCCAAAGCAGCAGCAAGAGTAATATGACCGCGTAAATAACCGCCGGCAAACAGTTCATCATCACTGGCATGTTCAACGTTACTATCGATCAAGGCCAATATGCGGTTCTCTAATTCTGCAATCATGCGGTATCTCTACTTGGTTAATAATAAATCAGGTGGCAACAGCCCCGTTGAATTTAAGACCAGAGTGAATTAATTACACCAGCCCGTAGGATATTCCGGATAAGGAAAATCATCTGCTGTTAATGGACTGGTTTGATAAAATTTCTGCAACGCCTGAATAAAACGGGCTGGTCTCTCGGGTATACCCTTCTCCAGATAGTCCATTACCTGAGCATGAACTTTACGTTGAAACGCGATACGGTCTGGCTGAAAATCCCCTTCCAGATTATCGCAGCTAACGTTAAATGGGTAACCTGACGCCACACAGAAAAACCAGTCAAAAGCCTGCGGTTTTATTTCCACGACTTCAAACTCAGATTGCTTATCGGCACTGCGTCCGTCCGGACAATACCAGTAACCGTAGTCAACCTGCTGACGGCGCTGCTCTCCGGCAATACACCAGTGAGAAATTTCGTGAAAAGCGCTGGCGTAAAATCCGTGAGCAAAAACGACCTGATGATAAGGGGTCTTATCATCGGCAGGCAGATAGATAGGTTCATCATCGCCCTGAACCAATTTAGTCTGATAGTCCACACCAAAAGTTTGCTCAAACAGATCGATAAGATCCTGAGGATTATGTTGTCTGGTCAATTAACGTCACTCGGTTTTAAGAGGGTGTATCCCTACTGTTTTATTAGAAAAAGCCT from the Limnobaculum zhutongyuii genome contains:
- the rhtA gene encoding threonine/homoserine exporter RhtA — its product is MSLKDKKSSVLVPIILLLIAMLSIQGGASLAKTLFPAVGAQGVTAYRLFLGTIILMIFLRPWRKQTTRTPAPGACWWLVAYGLSLGGMNLLFYMSLRTVPLGIAVALEFIGPLAVAMCSSRRVVDFLWIGLVIVGLGLLLPLRQSVNGIDPVGACYALGAGFFWALYIVFGQRAGANYGTRSVALGALVATIIAVPIGVAHAGSDLFALSLLPVAIGVAILSTALPYSLEMVALTRLPAQTFGTLTSLEPAIGALSGLIFLNETLSWMQWMGLFAVIVASMGASLTIKRKTKLETVEIEKGGVVLDK
- the fabB gene encoding beta-ketoacyl-ACP synthase I, yielding MKRAVITGLGVISSIGNNKQEVLESLELGRSGITHAQELQDAGMRSHVWGNIKLDTAGLIDRKVARFMSDASIYAYLSMQEAIQDSGLADNQVSNERTGLVVGSGGGSPRSQVAGADGMRSRGLRGVGPYMVTKAMASGVSACLATPFKIRGVNYSISSACATSAHCIGHAVELIQLGKQDVVFAGGGEELCWELSCEFDAMGALSTQYNDTPEKASRTYDSARDGFVISGGGGMVVVEELEHALARGAHIYAEIVGYGATSDGADMVAPSGEGAARCMRMAMHGVDTPIDYLNVHGTSTPVGDVKELGAIREVFGDNTPAISSTKAMTGHALGAAGVHEAIYTLLMVEHGFIAPSINIENLDEQAAGMNIITKTTRRELTTAMSNSFGFGGTNATLVMRKYSK
- the mnmC gene encoding bifunctional tRNA (5-methylaminomethyl-2-thiouridine)(34)-methyltransferase MnmD/FAD-dependent 5-carboxymethylaminomethyl-2-thiouridine(34) oxidoreductase MnmC, whose amino-acid sequence is MNHTSIQHADLNWNEQGTPVSREFDDVYFSNQDGQEETKYVFLTGNHIPERFTVHAKRSFTVAETGFGTGLNFLTLWHAFRQFYAHHQETPLKHLHFISFEKFPLRREDLQQVHQTWPQFSSLCEQLQQQWPSALPGCHRLLLDDGRVTLDLWFGDVNTLLPQLDDSVNGKVDVWFLDGFAPSKNPDMWTPLLFQQMVRLAAEQGTFATFTAAGFVRRGLQDAGFDVSRIKGFGQKREMLVGVRQPDLPPQQPLNMPWYTSPCAQQPMDVAIIGGGIASAMTALALLRRGATVTLYCADDLPAQGASGNYQGALYPLLGRENAMTRFFSHAFTFARQRYDSLLSEGIDFDHQWCGVTQLGYDEKSRNKNDVILASNPLPEIACHLSQQQVETLCGLPTGCGGIHYPLGGWLSPRQLTANALNHAQTLGMKTCYQHSLTGLKLAEQGWALTFSHGKSAQHATVILANGYRVTEFEQTAQLSLTPVRGQVSQVPTSSELSQLKHVICYDGYMTPVDANHQYHCIGASYGRGDSQIDYRQAEQQENRQRLLNCLPDIDWPRHIDISNQLARCSVRSAIRDHLPMMGAVADYSRLRESYRHLDRKLKRGEKIEQAPVWPGLYMLSGLGSRGLCSAPLLAETLAGQIFNEPLPLPADILAALNPNRLWVRKLLKGTPL
- a CDS encoding YfcL family protein; this encodes MIAELENRILALIDSNVEHASDDELFAGGYLRGHITLAAALAEEQGSSSLDDYSQLIEQSLDKAIKAGELSPPDQVLVFNLWKSLQLKVR
- a CDS encoding elongation factor P hydroxylase, whose amino-acid sequence is MTRQHNPQDLIDLFEQTFGVDYQTKLVQGDDEPIYLPADDKTPYHQVVFAHGFYASAFHEISHWCIAGEQRRQQVDYGYWYCPDGRSADKQSEFEVVEIKPQAFDWFFCVASGYPFNVSCDNLEGDFQPDRIAFQRKVHAQVMDYLEKGIPERPARFIQALQKFYQTSPLTADDFPYPEYPTGWCN